Proteins co-encoded in one Seriola aureovittata isolate HTS-2021-v1 ecotype China chromosome 1, ASM2101889v1, whole genome shotgun sequence genomic window:
- the ahctf1 gene encoding protein ELYS isoform X1: MHDLTAQVTSSLLPFPGVTVDALGEDEITLDSVLHGKFTIGRSGLAWLACGPHLEVVHAVTGERLSAYCFSGGGEHPPSVLAARDFSWLKRSGLLVGLEEAEGSVLCLYDLGLSRVVKAVVIPGRIIAIEPLVSYGGASTLTQHLHQSLRWFFGIAAVVTDLGHVLLVDLCLDDLSCSQSELEASDLQVVTKSPAEIPRLREVSTRQGRHLCLQLNGPSGVGATALQYISRTNQLAVGFSDGYLQLWNMKTLKKEYHSQLEGGGVAVYAFTFQEPENDPRNCCYLWAVQSSQDLEGDMVSLRLLQLAFSERKCLSSGKILYEGLEYCEERYSQELSGTTFPFRAQTTNTRLLSCQTIEKFRPHPDRDDSMNEVASPDTSVSIFSWQVKAYGQGNPSTYIGVFDINRWYHAQMPDSLRMGESLQNCPYLAVWSLDPVVQMVSPHALLDVVVHDRSLSRGLPFTCPPPEQYFNPTTYNFDATCLLNSGIVHLTCSGYQKETLSFLKKAAPCSSDIISTSYSRCLMSGLLSSRLADTQASSLSQEEQLDAILSTAVETSSLGLITGCIKQWTAEEQPGSALNLRYILDWAWNKVILTKEELDGICAPLFDSSSNFTDPQTLQLLQHSQRLLGNLSTIFHCLLSEAQELTQKGLVGLMNKNMVSSLISKYAQVVLWFCRTGLLPEGSDDNALQISRPFYTHSIISNYYTMRREDLTRLAKGKWCADCLMIDGLIGQCGERLTNLWKRDEGGTGQYPPPTLHALLDIYLLDNIDEAAKHAIVIYLLLDVMYSFPNKDGASVESFPPAFAIPVGLVKLVQGLWLLDHHDHQRAFELLLHPAAPQCQFEWQHERVLQALMCQGQHPVALRYFHVAKPPISSTSQAKLCLSVLLHNRCLIEAWSLLRQHSNRLNMGELLGFLYESCQELGLIKELLKLPLGLSEQECLEKFLQGTGGLPNRELLMVHYLQQANYIPALQLNHSLKMHLVNERDPKLKERSNTRNSILDQYGKVLPRVQRKLAMERAKPYQHPYTIHREVSRPQPLSTITKRSASEKVMSRAGFINNVLTKIEEVWLGKGATPQSSPAKNPRAADIQSPSPRPSSSVLPDPFLGTPITMTSKRKSRLMDLVVHPSCQSPQPLLSPPRPPSSWVSPKSISKAPELSLLQTPQVVKRARALAASGSVFSAFTPQSILRSSLRPTPVATPSASPGRSITPPLRSKESRITFIEETESPEPGKGIRWTNGMAADSEISLLTRGSILSKATGKIWSSQPAEEEEDGEEEREQPHVKFLPPEGGIPSPQLRCSESESSSIHEVAAETRPSDPTQARLTLSFDTSHTSVLSTDTTLEYYDAPLSEEVEVEEGHTATEKDEEVVTLNIKAQSEKEEAEEKPSPTTEQTPVLTSDNREEEKDEANEDETFEDVMEVGLDQEAKIEEDIQSEKEDVEDYESSSKQEDAGTLDHEEMLSYSQVCNQVTESIDPGPEVESQDQPAKATEQDVQSKATELTEHLKPSGANEPTEPTNEPEDDLEQSTDLTEFVQRHLFGSDLSPQLTRSGIHNASQTQMSFNSESLGEVEEEEQAAAEAPPLFTSQKSNASVTSSEPTGTDSHSVVSLNDSEELSSPVSEEEEEDEEEEESDQAEEEDSGSEVEIIEEVQGNGRLPPLQPSSVFVQQGHTHFLPSLSEQEAAEFSLITPGAEMKMVEEDMEGEVVMVRLGADEGGMEAEENEDQGSSYMELKPSTTLLVPLELVEGQHSLVDSAQLCLPEIQEMVVPDDPRTETQSSFSLMLDMDEDGDKEADTLPIENDLQSSNLSTQSPVEEACEEFVAKPEVILLGTDEQDTPLFGEVSHDDQRKDMDTLDGIELDVLMESEPVQLQTDQQTENTETSQETEFLMLAEAHEPEATSVPTPVGEFPAVVDDEDFVAQKDAADEEIGEEEKKPTPAEDQEEPEENGSVNINAEIVPSAETVPAVEEQLQDHKVLADTEEDNTEEITTEKETKRRTRGRPREDNVEEEPVKQVFSSSETPTSQRKKAPSTPTRRTTRGRRTVTFISPLPEEAEEPEEDVKVVETETSTLEVPASPRRTPRKSRQNKEIKVQASTPRRSTRKAQPEPPKEEVEEGEAVDNNTTVASMSKASSPARRRASQRATSTKTSKRNHTGSEEVSAATEVDIKEEEKDQEEEVTHIKVGRRTSSKTPTPAKRRTAQGNTPRRSSRRILSSNEAESTTLEIVKEEKEQEEVFAPPVKRSSRKTQPTLLEEEEDKKEQLSSPGRMTPRSNRITLNVYPQVKLVPVSLPQSTKKTRRETITENIKESEDLLESEFNSNTSHTNSRRPTRSKLWDHPEEDLPLLDSPLEVDSETPVADALIKRLQDEEEKQEGGVVISKVVRTSKRNTKSSVEQTHSLPPVKDGLVQEPEEDESSPGEHSFIYSPSRRRTRARRAESPGPSEESAAPVTRSRRVKEVAPQDAATSEEDNVEVEKAGKRTGKRTGKRTAKSKGVSEPPPIAEVDLISPLASPADPLPRTQKRTKEGEVPTSSMNLRRKRIMDTVFTKPVTRRKKL, from the exons ATGCATGACCTGACAGCCCAAGTCACCAGCAGCCTGCTGCCTTTCCCAGGAGTGACTGTAGACGCTCTGGGGGAGGATGAGATCACTCTAGACTCTGTTCTTCATGGGAAGTTCACTATTG GCCGCAGCGGCCTGGCCTGGCTGGCCTGTGGCCCCCATCTGGAGGTTGTTCATGCAGTGACAGGAGAAAGACTGTCGGCATACTGCTTCAGTGGTGGAGGGGAGCACCCACCCAGTGTCCTTGCTGCCAGGGACTTCAGCTGGCTCAAACG GTCTGGACTGCTGGTTGGCTTGGAGGAAGCAGAGGGCAGTGTGCTGTGTCTCTATGACTTGGGACTGTCAAGGGTGGTCAAAGCTGTGGTCATACCAGGCAGG ATTATAGCTATTGAGCCGTTAGTGAGTTATGGCGGAGCAAGCACTTTGACACAGCACCTCCACCAGAGTTTGCGCTGGTTCTTTGGCATTGCTGCTGTGGTAACGGATCTCGGCCATGTTCTGTTGGTGGACCTCTGCCTTGATGACCTGTCCTGCAGCCAAAGTGAACTGGAGGCTTCAG ACCTGCAGGTAGTGACTAAATCTCCTGCAGAGATCCCAAGGCTGAGAGAAGTCAGCACCAGACAGGGCAGACATCTTTGTCTCCAACTGAATGGGCCCAGTGGAGTTGGGGCCACAGCTCTGCAGTACATCTCCAGGACCAACCAGCTGGCAGTGGGATTTTCTGATGGATACTTACAGTTGTGGAACATGAAGACTCTTAAGAAAGA ATACCATTCCCAGTTAGAGGGTGGCGGGGTGGCTGTGTATGCCTTCACCTTCCAGGAACCAGAGAATGACCCGAGGAACTGCTGCTACCTCTGGGCTGTTCAGTCTTCTCAGGACCT CGAGGGGGACATGGTCAGCCTCCGTCTGCTTCAACTGGCCTTCAGTGAAAGGAAGTGTCTGTCTTCTGGGAAGATCCTCTATGAG GGTCTGGAGTACTGTGAGGAACGTTACAGTCAGGAGCTAAGTGGCACAACTTTCCCTTTCAGGGCCCAGACCACCAACACCCGCCTGCTCAGTTGCCAGACCATCGAGAAATTCAGACCCCATCCTGACAGGGATGACAGCATGAATGAAG TTGCATCTCCAGACACCAGTGTGTCTATCTTCAGCTGGCAAGTCAAGGCTTATGGTCAGGGAAATCCATCTACCTACATTGGGGTTTTTGATATCAATCGATGGTACCATGCACAAATGCCAGATTCTTTAAG aATGGGGGAGTCTCTGCAAAATTGTCCATACCTGGCAGTTTGGTCTTTGGACCCAGTGGTGCAGATGGTGTCTCCACATGCCCTGCTGGATGTGGTGGTACATGACCGCAGCCTGAGCAGGGGCCTGCCCTTCACCTGCCCCCCACCAGAACAATACTTTAACCCCACCACATACAACTTTG ATGCTACCTGCTTGCTCAACTCTGGAATAGTGCACTTAACGTGTTCTGGGTATCAGAAAGAG ACCCTGAGCTTTTTGAAGAAAGCTGCTCCTTGTTCCAGTGACATCATCTCCACTAGCTACTCCCGCTGCCTCATGTCTGGCCTACTCTCATCTCGCCTGGCTGACACCCAGGCCTCCAGCCTCTCTCAG GAGGAACAGCTGGATGCGATCTTGTCCACAGCGGTGGAGACCAGCTCCTTAGGACTGATCACTGGCTGTATCAAGCAGTGGACTGCAGAAG AACAACCAGGCTCTGCACTGAACCTGCGCTACATCCTGGATTGGGCCTGGAACAAAGTAATCCTGACCAAGGAGGAACTGGATGGcatct GCGCACCGCTGTTTGACAGCTCATCCAACTTCACAGACCCTCAGACcttgcagctgctgcagcacagtcAGAGACTGCTGGGTAACCTCAGTACCATCTTCCACTGTCTACTCAGTGAAGCTCAGGAGCTCACACAAAAAG gtCTGGTGGGGTTGATGAACAAGAACATGGTTTCCAGTCTGATTTCCAAGTATGCTCAGGTGGTCCTCTGGTTCTGTCGCACTGGCTTACTGCCTGAGGGATCAG ATGACAACGCTCTCCAGATCTCCAGGCCTTTCTACACCCACTCAATCATCAGCAACTATTACACTATGCGCAGAGAGGACCTCACCAGGCTAGCTAA GGGCAAGTGGTGTGCAGACTGCCTGATGATTGACGGTTTGATTGGCCAGTGTGGTGAACGCTTGACCAACCTATGGAAAAGGGATGAGGGTGGGACAGGGCAGTACCCACCACCTACATTGCAT GCCTTGTTGGACATTTATCTACTGGACAATATTGATGAAGCTGCCAAACATGCAATT GTGATTTACCTGTTGCTGGATGTCATGTACTCCTTCCCCAATAAGGACGGAGCATCAGTGGAGTCTTTCCCCCCAGCTTTTGCCATCCCTGTTGGACTGGTGAAACTAGTGCAAGGCCTCTGGCTGCTGGACCATCATGACCACCAG CGTGCATTTGAACTGCTCCTGCATCCAGCTGCCCCTCAATGTCAGTTTGAGTGGCAGCACGAGCGTGTCCTCCAAGCTCTCATGTGCCAGGGCCAGCACCCAGTGGCGCTACGATATTTCCACGTTGCAAAGCCCCCAATTTCCTCCACCTCCCAGGCGAAACTCTGCCTGTCCGTACTGCTACATAACAG GTGTCTCATAGAGGCATGGTCCTTACTTCGGCAGCACTCTAATCGCCTCAATATGGGTGAGCTGCTGGGCTTCCTGTATGAGAGCTGCCAGGAGCTGGGCCTCATCAAGGAGCTGCTCAAACTGCCCCTCGGTCTATCTGAACAG GAATGTTTGGAGAAGTTCCTCCAGGGTACAGGGGGTCTCCCAAACAGAGAACTACTGATGGTCCATTACCTTCAGCAGGCCAACTATATACCTGCTCTGCAGCTCAACCACAGCCTCAAAATGCATCTGGTG AATGAGCGTGACCCAAAGCTTAAAGAACGATCCAATACCAGGAACTCTATATTGGATCAGTATGGCAAAGTTTTGCCCAGAGTGCAGAGGAAACTGGCAATGGAGAGAGCCAAGCCTTACCAACATCCCTACACCATTCACAGAGAAG TTTCTCGGCCACAGCCACTGTCGACCATCACCAAGCGCTCTGCCAGTGAGAAGGTGATGTCCAGGGCTGGATTTATCAACAATGTCCTGACCAAGATTGAGGAGGTTTGGTTAGGCAAAGGAGCAACACCACAGTCCTCCCCAGCCAAGAA TCCAAGGGCAGCTGACATTCAGAGCCCAAGCCCAAGGCCCTCCTCTTCGGTCCTTCCTGATCCCTTTCTGGGAACTCCCATCACCATGACCTCCAAACGAAAGTCAAG GCTGATGGACCTGGTGGTCCACCCCTCCTGTCAGAGCCCTCAGCCTCTTCTCAGCCCCCCAAGACCTCCCAGCTCCTGGGTTTCTCCAAAGAGCATCAGCAAAGCCCCTGAACTCAGTCTGCTGCAAACACCACAGGTCGTCAAG CGAGCTCGGGCCTTAGCTGCCTCTGGCTCGGTGTTCTCAGCCTTCACTCCCCAGTCCATCCTTCGCAGCAGCCTGAGGCCCACACCGGTCGCCACCCCTTCTGCTTCTCCAGGGCGCTCCATCACCCCTCCGCTACGCAGCAAAGAGAGCCGCATCACCTTCATCGAAGAGACAGAATCTCCTGAACCAGGGAAGGGAATCCGATGGACCAATGGG ATGGCAGCAGACAGTGAGATTAGCTTGCTGACCAGAGGTTCCATCCTGTCCAAGGCTACAGGTAAAATCTGGTCATCACAGcctgctgaggaggaagaggatggagaggaggagagagaacaacCTCATGTAAAGTTCTTGCCTCCTGAAGGTGGTATTCCTTCACCACAGCTGAGATGCTCTGAGAGCGAGTCATCCTCCATCCATGAAGTCGCTGCAGAAACCAGACCATCAGACCCAACGCAAGCACGACTTACCCTGAGCTTTGACACCAGTCACACATCTGTCCTGTCAACAGACACTACCCTAGAGTACTATGATGCACCTCTATCAGAAGAGGTAGAAGTAGAGGAGGGGCACACAGCTACAGAGAAGGATGAGGAGGTAGTGACACTGAACATCAAAGCCCAAAGTGAAaaggaagaagcagaggaaaagcCCTCTCCAACTACTGAGCAAACCCCTGTCCTGACATCAGATaatagagaggaggagaaagacgaGGCGAATGAAGATGAAACATTTGAAGACGTGATGGAGGTTGGTCTTGATCAGGAGGCTAAAATCGAGGAAGACATTCAGTCTGAAAAGGAGGATGTAGAGGATTATGAGTCAAGTAGCAAACAAGAAGATGCTGGAACTCTTGACCATGAGGAGATGCTTAGTTACAGTCAAG TTTGTAACCAGGTAACTGAGAGCATAGACCCTGGCCCTGAGGTCGAATCTCAGGATCAACCAGCGAAAGCCACTGAACAGGATGTCCAGTCGAAGGCCACAGAGTTAACTGAGCATCTGAAACCGTCTGGAGCCAATGAACCCACTGAACCCACAAACGAACCAGAGGACGATCTGGAACAATCAACAG ATCTGACAGAGTTTGTGCAGCGACATCTGTTTGGCAGTGATCTGTCTCCTCAACTCACCCGCTCAGGAATCCACAATGCATCACAGACGCAGATGTCATTCAACAG TGAGTCACTAGGTGAGgttgaagaggaggagcaggcagCTGCTGAAGCTCCCCCACTTTTTACCAGCCAGAAATCTAACGCCTCTGTGACATCGTCCGAGCCAACTGGCACAGACTCCCACT CTGTTGTGAGTCTAAACGATAGTGAAGAACTGTCTAGCCCTGtgtctgaggaggaagaagaagatgaggaggaggaggagtctgatcaagctgaggaggaggactCTGGTAGCGAGGTGGAGATCATCGAGGAGGTGCAGGGCAATGGGAGGCTCCCACCCCTCCAGCCGAGTTCGGTCTTTGTacaacaaggacacacacacttcctgccaAGTCTGTCAGAGCAGGAAGCTGCTGAGTTCTCTCTGATCACACCGGGGGCCGAAATGAAG ATGGTAGAAGAGGACATGGAGGGTGAGGTGGTGATGGTGAGACTCGGGGCTGatgaaggagggatggaggcagaggagaacgAAGACCAAGGATCATCATACATGGAGCTCAAACCCTCTACCACTCTCCTGGTACCTTTGGAGCTTGTGGAGGGACAACACAGCCTGGTTGATAGCGCTCAGCTGTGTCTTCCTGAGATTCAGGAGATGGTTGTGCCAGACGACCCGAGGACTGAGACTCagagcagcttctctctgaTGCTGGATATGGACGAGGATGGGGATAAAGAGGCAGACACACTACCTATTGAGAATGATTTGCAGTCCTCCAATCTTTCCACCCAGTCTCCAGTAGAGGAAGCCTGTGAGGAGTTTGTGGCCAAACCTGAGGTTATTCTGTTGGGAACAGATGAACAGGATACTCCTCTGTTTGGAGAAGTGTCACATGATGACCAGAGGAAAGACATGGACACCCTGGATGGAATTGAGCTAGATGTACTGATGGAATCAGAACCTGTACAACTCCAAACTGaccaacagactgaaaacactgagacaagcCAGGAAACTGAGTTTTTAATGTTGGCTGAAGCTCATGAACCTGAAGCTACTTCTGTACCAACTCCAGTGGGAGAATTCCCAGCAGTTGTGGATGATGAAGACTTTGTAGCACAGAAAGATGCTGCTGATGAAGAGAtcggagaggaagagaagaaaccGACACCCGCTGAGGACCAAGAAGAGCCTGAAGAGAATGGGTCGGTTAATATAAACGCAGAAATTGTACCCAGTGCAGAGACGGTACCTgctgtggaggagcagctgcaggaccACAAAGTCTTAGCAGATACAGAAGAGGATAACACGGAAGAAATTACGACAGAGAAGGAAACTAAAAGGAGGACTAGGGGAAGACCAAGAGAAGATAATGTTGAGGAGGAACCTGTGAAGCAGGTCTTCAGCTCATCAGAGACTCCGACTTCTCAGAGGAAGAAGGCTCCTTCCACCCCAACACGGAGGACCACGAGAGGTAGGAGGACTGTCACTTTTATCTCTCCTCTACcggaggaagcagaggagccAGAGGAGGATGTGAAAGTCGTCGAGACAGAGACGAGCACTCTGGAGGTCCCTGCTTCACCTCGTCGTACACCTAGAAAAAGTAGACAGAACAAAGAAATCAAAGTCCAAGCCAGCACACCACGAAGAAGTACCCGCAAAGCTCAGCCAGAGCCTCCTAAAGAAGAGGTTGAAGAGGGGGAGGCCGTGGATAACAATACCACCGTTGCATCAATGTCCAAAGCCTCTTCTCCAGCCAGAAGACGGGCTTCCCAGAGGGCCACTTCAACAAAGACCAGCAAAAGGAACCACACTGGCAGTGAGGAGGTGTCCGCAGCTACAGAGGTTGAcatcaaagaggaggagaaggaccAAGAGGAGGAGGTCACACATATAAAAGTTGGTCGACGAACAAGCTCCAAGACTCCCACACCAGCCAAACGCAGGACCGCTCAGGGAAACACTCCAAGGAGGTCCAGCCGAAGGATATTGAGTAGCAATGAGGCGGAGTCAACAACATTAGAGATCgtgaaagaggagaaagaacagGAAGAAGTCTTTGCTCCTCCTGTCAAACGCAGCTCCAGGAAGACGCAGCCAACCCTgctagaggaggaagaggacaaaAAAGAGCAACTTTCCAGCCCTGGCAGGATGACCCCACGGTCCAACCGGATTACCCTAAATGTTTATCCACAA GTGAAACTGGTTCCTGTATCACTTCCTCAGAGCACAAAAAAGACAAGACGAGAGACGataactgaaaacataaaagaaagtgaagatcTACTTGAGTCTGAATTTAACAGCAACACTAGTCATACAAACTCCCGGCGACCAACTAGGAGCAAACTCTGGGACCACCCTGAGGAAGATCTTCCCTTACTGGACTCTCCGTTGGAGGTGGACTCTGAAACTCCTGTTGCAGACGCCCTCATCAAGAGACTCCAGGATGAGGAAGAGAAGCAGGAAG GAGGAGTAGTTATTTCGAAGGTGGTGAGAACCAGCAAGAGGAATACGAAGTCATCAGTGGAGCAGACTCACTCGCTTCCTCCTGTGAAAGACGGCCTGGTCCAAGAACCCGAAGAGGACGAGTCCAGTCCAGGCGAGCATTCATTCATCTACTCCCCCTccagaagaagaacaagag cccGTAGAGCAGAGTCTCCTGGCCCAAGTGAAGAGTCAGCTGCGCCTGTCACTCGCAGCAGAAGAGTCAAAGAAGTTGCTCCTCAG